CGGGCCATGACCGGCGCGCTGAGCGGCCTGGTGCTCAGCGAAGTGGCCGCCGATGGGCGGCGCGGCGACATGCCCAGCACCTACTGGTACCGCTTCGGCGGCGCGCGGCGTGTCGATGTGCTGTGGAACACCGACGCCGGCAACCAGGTGGTGCCGATCGCCTGCGGCTGCCGCGAGGCGCTGGTGCGCCACTGGAACGGGCGCGTACGCTTCCTGATCTTCCCCGAGAACGGCGTGCTGAACCTCAAGCTCGACGAACAAGGCTCGCCGGTGTATGTCGAGTACGACCCGCCGGCTGGTGCGGGCGGGCGCGTGTTTGCCGAAACCGGGCATGCGCTGCGCGGGGCGTTTCGTAGCTTCTGGGAAGCCAACGGCGGCCTGGCACGTTTCGGCTACCCGCTCACCGAAGAGATCATCGAGCCCGAGGCCGGCAGCGGGCGCCCGCGCGTGGTGCAGTACTTCGAGCGCGCGCGCTTCGAGCATTTCCCCGAGTTCTCGGGCACGCCCTACGAGGTGCAGCTGGGCCTGCTGGGCGTGGCGCTGCTCAGCCGCTTTGGCGTCGATTGGCAGGCCCAGCCTAAGCTGGCCGGCGCGCCGCCAGGCTGCCGCTTCTTTGCCGAGAGCGGGCACGCGCTGTGCCCACCGTTTCGGGCGCGCTGGGAGCAGCTGGGCGGCCTGCCGCTGCTAGGCCTGCCGATCACCGAGCCATTCGAAGCCACCCAGCCCGCAACCGGCCAGCGCTACACCGTGCAATACTTCGAGCGCGCGCGTTTCGAGCACCACCCCGAGCACGCCGGCACACCCTACGAAGTGCTGCTGGGCCTGCTTGGCCGTGAGCTGATCACCCGTTTCGAGCAGCCATAGGGAGCGTTCGAATGCCTCCCCGCTGGCTACCTACACAATTGAAGAACCCCAACACGCCGGCGTGGCTGAATAAACCGTTATTTAACACACCGGCGCCTATTTACGAGTGTCATCTTTCTGCCGGGCCGGGCGGTATGTACGAGCCATGGTATGGCGCACGCATACGCATACGCATTTCATCATTCGTTCATCTGGCTCTCGTACAATAGCTGGTACCTTCGGTTGTCAACAATAAAAAGTGGGGAGTTATCAATGCGAATCGTGCGACTTTGCTGCGTCCTGCTGCTCAGCATCCTATCGATCGGGCTGGTCGCCGGGGCACCACGCGGTGCCGAAACAGCTGACGTTACATGCCCGCCGGCAGGTTGCACCGTCTATGCACCTGTGGCGACCTACGATCAGCTGCCGCGCCTGATCTTCCCCGGCGCCAGCGAGCAGATCAACACGCTCGCGCCCACCCTGATCTGGTCGCCGGTTGCGCTTGGCAGCTACCAGATTCAGGTTTCGCCCGACCCGGCCTTCACCTCGGTTGATGACCTGATCATCAATTCTACCAAAGACATGCTCAAAACCCTCACCGTGCCGGTTGGTACGCTGGTCACTTCGAATCTGAAAGCGAATGCGATCTACTACTGGCGTGTAGGCTTACAAACATCGAGTGGCTACGTATATGCCACACCGGTCGCGTTTAGCACCCCGCAGGCCAGCGCAGTGACGCTGCCCGGCGATGTGACGGTGACCGACCCCAAGAATGGCTCGACGTTCCGGCGCGACAGCGTGCTGTTGAAGTGGAAGCCGGTGGCGGGCGCGCTGCTCTACCGCCTGCGCATGACCGACAGCAACGGCAAAACGTTGAATGCCGGCACGGCCTATATCGATGGCGTCGAGACAACCTTCTGGGTGCGCGGCCTGCTGCCCGGCACATACACCTGGAAGATTAAGGCCTATAACCAGTTTGGCTGGGGCTCGTATACCCCTGATCTGACCTTCACCATTCAATAGGGTGCTTGGGCATAAAGCTGGTGGGAGCGTGAGGGCTTCGCCCTCACGCTCCCTGTTTCTAATGAGTTATAGCAGTTTGCACATCGGTTGCGCGTCACATCCCTCACCCCCGTCGCTGCCGCGACTCCCCCGCTCACAATTTGGGAGCGGGGGTTGGCTTTCAGGTGTAGGGTTTTTTTGCCCAGCATGCTGGGTTCCATGGGTACCCCTCCCCCGTACCCCCTCCCCTGCCAGGGGAGGGGGCCAGAATTTGGCGTTCCAATGCGGCGGCTTTGCCGCCGCATTGGAACGCTCATAGGATACCCCCCTCTCCCAACATTGGGAGAGGGGGGCAGGGGGGTGAGGGCCGATCGCATGGGCACGCGATCCACGAAACCTCTCCACCTGAAAGGGTTGGGGGTGAGGGCCGATCGCATGGGCACGCGATCCACGAAACCTCTCCACCTGAAAGGGCAGGGGGTGAGGGCCGATCGCATGGGCACGCGATCCACGAAAACCCCTCCACCTGAAAGGGCAGGGGGTGAGGGCCGATCGCATGGGCACGCGATCCACGAAACCTCTCCACCTGAAAGGGCAGGGGGTGAGGGCCGATCGCATGGGCACGCGATCCACGAAACCTCTCCACCTGAAAGGGCAGGGGGTGAGGGCCGATCGCATGGGCACGCGATCCACGAAAACCCCTCCACCTGAAAGCCCCAGTGCCCCCGGTGCGCTGCTCTACTACGCAGCGCGAGCGGCAGGCGGCCCCGAATATGCTACAATAGTGCGGCCTCCCTCGCCGCTGTTTGTAGATAAGGCCGCCAGCGTATGAATATTGCAACGATCGATGATCTGCAGCAGGCGCTTGCCGAGCATAACTACGTGGCCGATCGATCGCTGGCCACCGCCATATTTCTCGCGCTCAAGCTCCAGAAGCCACTGCTGCTCGAGGGCGAGGCCGGCGTGGGCAAAACCGAGGTGGCCAAGACGCTGGCCGCAATGCTTGGCCGGCGCCTCATCCGGCTGCAGTGTTACGAGGGGCTCGATGTCAGCACGACGATCTACGAGTGGAACTATACCCGCCAGATGCTCCAGATCCGCCTGCTCGAAAGCATCGGCGCCGGCGATGCCCGCCAGGCGATGCACGAGATCTTCGGGCCTGAGTTCCTGATCAAGCGCCCACTGCTGCAGGCGATCGAGTCGACTGACGAATTGCCGCCCATCCTGCTGATCGACGAGCTCGACCGCGCCGATGAGGAGTTCGAGGCCTTTCTGCTCGAGCTGTTGTCCGACTGGCAGATCAGCATTCCTGAGCTTGGCACGCTGCGCGCGGCCCAACCGCCCACCGTCATCCTCACCAGCAACCGCACCCGCGAAGTTCACGATGCGCTGAAGCGCCGCTGCCTGTTCTACTGGATCGACTACCCCTCGCTCGATAAAGAGCGGCAGATCGTTGCGGCCAAGGTGCCCGGCGCCTCCGAGCGACTCTCGCGCGAGGTGGTGGCGTTTGTGCAAGAGCTGCGCAAGCTCGACCTGTACAAGCTGCCCGGCGTGGCCGAGACGCTCGATTGGGCCGAGGCGCTGGTGGCGCTCGATGCACAAGCGCTGTCGATCGGCGCGGTGGACGATACGCTCGGCGCGATCTTAAAGTATCAGGACGATATTAACCAGGTGCGCACCGGCGCGCTTACGTCGTTGATCGAGAAGGCCACCCGCTGATCAGCCGGCCCGTAGATCTGCAGCGCTGCCGTGTTCCGTATCTGCTGTTAGGTAGCCCTACACCGTATGAGCGCCACACCCGAACCGAACCCATCCGGCCACCTGCTCGAGCATGTGCTGGCCTTCACCTACCTGCTGCGCGAGATGGGCGTTGGCGTAAGCCCCGGCGAGGCGCTCGAGCTGGTGCGCGCGCTGGCGTATGTGCCGATCGTCAGCCGCGACGACTTCCGTGCCGCCGCACGCTGCACACTCATCCGCCGGCACGAAGATCTGCCGCTGTTCGATGCGGCGTTCGCGTTCTTCTGGCGCACCCGATCATCCGATCCGCTGATGATGGCGCTGCCGGTGATGAAGCTGCCGGCCAAGCCGCTGCGCCTGCCGCGCCGGCCGCGCGGCGATGATGCCTCGGGCGCGGGCGAACCACCCGAGCCGGAAGAGCAGATCGAGATCATGCTCTCGTATAGCGCCGGCGAGGCGCTGCGCAGCAAGGATTTCGGCACGTTCAGCTGGGAAGAAGTGCAGGCATGTAAGGCGCTGTTGAGTACGCTCGAGTGGCGGATCGAGCAGCGCACGACCCGCCGCAAGCGCGCGCAGCCGCGCGGCCACCAGATCGACATGCGCCGCGTGCTACGCCAGAACCTGCGCTATGGCGGCGAGCCGATCGAGCTGGCCTGGCGCGCGCCGCGTAGGCACCAGCGCCCGCTGGTGGTGCTTTGCGACATCAGCGGCTCGATGGATCGCTACAGCCGCATCCTGCTACAGTTTGTCTATACGATCTCGAATGGCCTGCACGATGTCGAGGCCTTCGTGTTCGGCACGCGGCTCACCCGCATTACCCGGCTGCTGCGCGCGCGCGATATCGACGACGCCGTGGGCATGGTCAGCAAGCAGGTGGTCGACTGGTCGGGCGGCACGCGGATCGGCGAGACGCTGAAAGATTTCAATTACCATTGGGGCCGGCGTGTGCTCGGGCGCGGGCCGGTGGTGCTGCTGATCAGCGATGGCTGGGATCGCGGCGATCCGCAGCTGCTCAGCCACGAGATCGCGCGGCTGCAGCGTTCGTGCCACCGGCTGATCTGGCTCAACCCGCTGCTCGGTAGCCGCGACTACCAGCCGCTGACGCAGGGCATGCAGGCCGCGCTACCGTTCGTCGATGATTTCTTGCCAGTGCATAACCTGCTCAGCCTCGAGCAGCTTGGCGAGCGGCTCTCGGCTGTCGGCGATCGGCGCCCCGAGCGGCGCCAGCGCCCGCTGCGCGCCGAGTAGCCCGCTTACCCACCAGCTGCGCAGTGGCCCGCGCCGGGCCGAAAAGGGCCTGCGGTTTGCAGCCGGCGTTAGCATGGCGATTCGAACAAGGGAGGAGAATTTGCATGGCCATCGCAATTATTGGAACGGGCTGGGGTGCGCGCATCCAGGCGCCGGCCTTTCGTAGCGCCGGGCTGAATGTTGTGGCGCTGGCCGGCAGCGACCAGGCCAAAACCGCGCGAATCGCGGGCGAGCTGGGCATCCCGTTCGCCACCGGCGACTGGCACGCGGTGCTGGCCCACCCCGATGTAACGCTCGTGAGCATTGTGACGCCGCCCGACCTGCACTGCGATATGGCGCTGGCGGCGCTGGCGGCCGGCAAGCACGTGCTATGCGAGAAACCGACCGCGCTCGCGGCGGCGCAGGCGCGCACCATGCTCGCGGCGGCGCAGGCACACCCACACCAGCTCGCGCTGATCGACCACGAGCTACGCTTCCTGCCGGCGCTCATACGCGCGCGCCAGCTGATCGCCGACGGCGCGATCGGCCCGGTGCGCCACGCCCTGTTTCAGGTGATTGGCAGCTCGCGCGTCGATGGCCGCGGCTGGAACTGGTGGAGCGATGCCGCCCGCGGCGGCGGCGCGCTAGGCGCCTATGGCTCGCACCAGACCGACCTGCTGCGCTACCTGCTGGGCGCCGAGGTCGAGGCGGTTGCGGCCAGCCTGAGCACGTTCATCGCCGAGCGCGATGGCCCCGATGGCCCGCGCGCAGTAACCAGCGACGACTACTACAGCCTGCGGTTGCGCTTTGCCGGCGCTACCCTGGCTACGATCGAGTGCAGCGCGGTGGCGCGCACGAACGAGCCGAATAGCCTGACGCTGTATGGTGCAGAGGGCACGCTGCGCTGGGCCGGCGGCGCGCTGCTGCACGGCGGGCCAGATGGCACCTTGCGCGATATCTCGCCAGCGCACACCCACCCGCTGCCGGCGGGGCTACGGGCCGGCGAGTTCCCGCATGGCACGGTGTACCTGGCCCATGCCCTGCGCGCCTTCCTCGCGGGCGACGCCGCCGCGCTCGCGCCAAGCGCGACATTTGCGGATGGCCTGCGTACACAGCTGGTGCTCGACGCCGCGCGTGCCTCGGATCGGCAGGGCGGTGGCTACCAGCAGGTTTGATCACCAGCGGGGCTAGTAGCGAGCAGCACACAGGCGCCGGTACGCACGGGCTGTTTCTGCGTGACCAACTACGCCGCGCTATTGCTATACGCGCGCAGCCACTCCAGGCTGAGCCGCAAGCTCTCGAGCGGTGGGCGTGGGCACACATCCAGCTCGACAATCAGCCACTCAACACCGGCGCGGGGTGCGGCGGCGACGATCGGGCCATAGCCGACGGTGCCGCTGCCAACCTCGATCCAGCCACCCTGCGCGTCGACATCCTTGATGTGCAGCAGCGGCAGGCGCCCGGCCAGGCGCTCGATCAGCGCCAGCGGTGCCTGGCCGGCCTTGTGAACCCAGCCGCAGTCGAGCTCGAACATGAGCGGCGCCGGGCCAGCGCTGGTGCTCAGTAGCTCAAGGCCGCTGCTGCCGCCCTGCGCGGTTAGCTCGAAATCGTGGTTATGGTAGGCCAGGCGCATACCGGCAGCGCGCACACGCTCGGCGATCGGCGCGAGCGTATAGGTCAGCGCGTGGTAGTCGCGCCGGCCAGCCTCGACCCACGGCACCACCAGGATCGGGCAGCCGAGCAGCGCGTAGGTTGCGATCACCTCGTCGAGGTTATGCTCAAGCTCGTTCAGCCCGACATGGCTGCTGCATACGCGTAGCTGCAGCTGGTCGAGCAGTGTGCGCAGCTGGGCCGCTGGCGTATCGTACAGCCCGGCGAACTCGACACCATCGTAGCCGAGCGCGGCCACCGCGCGCAGCGTGCCGGCAACATCGCTGGCCATGAGATCGCGCACGGTGTAGAGCTGCGCGGCGATAGGAAGCGTTGCCATCATTGCTCCATACAAGGCTCGGATTAGCGCGAACATCCGGCGGGTGGGGCCAGGCCAGCCGCACACCTGCCGGGGCTGCCGCGTATCATAGCCGAGCGGCACGATTTGTCAACCACAAAGTGCTATAATAGGGTCGCCGATGCGATTGAGAGGCGCTAATGCAGACGATAAAAAAATACGCCAACCGCAAGCTCTACCACACCAACCGCAAGCAGTACATTACGCTCGAAGGTATTGCGGCGCTGATCCAGGCTGGCGAGCCGGTACAGGTGCTCGATAACGAAACCAGTGAAGATATCACCGCCCTGATCCTGACGCAGGTGGTGCTACAGGCGCGCAATACTGGTGATCGGCTGCCGACCCAGGTGCTCACCGGGCTGATCCGCGCCGGCGGCGATACGATCGCCGGGGTGCGCCGCTCGATCTGGAGTACGCTGGGCGGCGCGAGTATGATCGATCTTGAGATTAAGAGCCGCCTGGATCGCCTGCACGCCGATGGCGCGATCAGTGCGGCCGAGCTGGCCCGGCTCGAGCACCTGCTGCTACACGATCAAGACGCCGAAACCGCCCTCCCTACGCAGCACGATATCTCGCGGCTGCACGCCCAGATCGACGCACTCTCATCCGCCGTCGAGCACCTGCTCGCCGAGCGCACCACAGCGAGCGATTAGCCCGGCGTGTGGCGATGTCGTGCCGGTTGCAGGCGGCCTGTTGCGGCGGCCGGCCAGCGTTGCCGGGAACACCAGGCTAACTCTCGCCCACTGCCTGTGCATTGGTATACGTTCGCGAGCCCTTCTGCACATCGCTTATGAACATATACCCGCGGCCGCGCAAGGTCACGATCTGCTGCGGCGCATTGACCTCTGGTGTCACCTTCGTGCGCAGCCGGTAGATATACACCGTCAGCACATTCCGCCCCTTGCTGCGTGTACCCCAGACGGCCTGCATCAACGTTTGATCGCTCACAACGCGATCGGCGTTTTGCATCAGCACATACAAGATCTGAAACTCGATCGGCGTGAGTTCAACGGTGCGCCGGCCCTCGATATGCACCGCCTGATCGACCGGGTCGAGCATCAGGTTGCCGCACTTGAGCTGCGTGAGCATCCGCTGCCGGAAGCCGTCGTAGCGCCGTAGCACGGCTTCGATCCGCGCCAGCAGCTCGGCCGGCTCAAACGGCTTGACGATATAATCATCACCGCCGATCTCGAGCGCCTTGACTCGGTCGGCCAGCTCGTTCGAAGCCGAGACAAAGATGATCGGAATATTCGACACATGCCGAATCTCGCGGCACAAATCGAACCCGCTGAGCGCGGGCAGCCTGATGTCGAGCAGGATCAGGTCGGGCATGTCGTGTGTGATCGCCTGCATAGCGCTACGGCCATCGAATACTTTGGTAACCCGGTAGCCGGCGTCTTCGATCAGGAACGCGGTGAGTTTGACAAGCATCCAATCGTCGTCGACGATCAAAATATGCACCATGTGGGCCTCGTGTGCGCGATTGCAGCCATGATCGCGGCGCTTGGCGATGAGATATCTAGCTGCTCGGTATCGTGCAAGACGGTGCCATGCCCCAATTGGTCACACTTGAATGTGGCGGCCCTGCCATTCCTGGCCCCACACGCGTGCCTTGGCCCCAATTTGGTATAATAGGCGCCGAGAGAAGAACAGTGAGGAGGATTGTATGGCCGCAGGTACACCTGCAGTTGGTGAGATCGCGCCCGATTTTACAGCCACCACCGATACCGGCACGACCATCAGGCTGTCCGACATGCGTGGCCAGCGCGTGATCTTATATTTCTACCCGAAGGACAACACGCCCGGCTGCACGGCGCAGTCGTGTGGCTTCCGCGATAGCTACCCGCAGATCGTGGAGAAAAACGCGGTGGTGCTGGGCGTCAGCCCCGACAATGCCAAGTCGCACCAGAAGTTCAAAACCAGGTTCAACCTGCCGTTTACCCTGCTGGTCGACACTGATCATCGCATCGCCGAGGCGTATGGCGTGTGGGGCGAGAAATCGTTTCTTGGCAAGCGGTATCTGGGCATCACCCGCAGCCACTTTGTGATCGACGAAGAAGGGCGCATCATCGATGCGCAGGTCAAAGTCGGCCCAGGCGACAGCGTTGCCCGCGCGCTGGGGGCGCTGGGGTAGTGGCTTGGCCCTCAGGCCGCTACCATGGTCAACGGGCATGTGCCCGGCTCAGGGGCATGCGCAGGCTGAATATGCTGCCCGCCCCCAGCTGGCTCTCGGCCCACACCTGGCCGCCGTGCTGCTCGACGATCGCCTTGACGATCGCTAACCCCAGCCCGGTGCCCTCGATCTCCAGGTGATCGGCATCGTGAATGCGATAGAAACGCTCGAAGAGATGCGGTAGGTCGTGTGTAGGGATGCCGATCCCGGTATCGATCACCTTGATGATCATATCGGCCGGCGTGTACCTGGCGATGAGCGTCACCCGACCGCCGATCGGCGTGTACTTGATCGCATTGCTGATCAGGTTATCGAGCGCGCGGCGCAGCTGGGCCGCATCGCACTCGATCGCCAGGTCGCCTAGCTCCACCTGTAAATCCAGGGTCAGCTGTTTCTGATCGGCGGCGAGCCGGTGATCTTGCACGAGCATGCGCAGCAGCGGCGCTATCATGATCGGTTCGATCACAAGGGCACGGCCAGTTTCCAGCTTGGCCAGATCGAGGATATCGGCGATCAGATGAATCATGCGCTCGATTCCGCCGCGCATGCCGGCGAGGATCTCGAATGCGTCTTTGTCGGTGGGCGTGATATGGAGTTCCAGCAGGTCGATGCCCAGGCTCAGGCCGCTGAGCGGGTTCTTGAGATCGTGAGTGGCCGTGCTGAAGAACTCGCGCTGGAGCTTCGCGAGCTGCTCGAAGTAGTGCCGGTCGTCTTCGCGCAGCTGTTTTTGCCGCTCGGCCTCGGCAAACGCCTGCTGCGTACGGTGGAGCACCTCGAGATTTTTGAGCTTCTGGTCGCTGGTTTCGTTAAACACCTGTTCGCGTTTGGCATGGAACAGGCGATAGTGCTCGAGCGCCTGGCGTAGGTCACCGCGTCGTTCAAACAGCTCGGCCAGCCGCTCGTGGCACTGGTATTCCACGATCTTGATCTGCGCGGCACTCGCGCTCGCCAGCGTCTGCTGCAGGTGGAGCAGCGCCTGGTCGAGATCGCCGCGCCTGAGGTTGGCCAGGCCGATCTGATAGCTGATACAGATCGCCTCGTAGGAGTTCAGATCGTTGCCGGCTGCCCTGAGCACCCCAAGCGCCTGTAGCAGCGATTCGAGCGCCTCGGCATACTGCCCGGCTGCGGCCTGGGCTTCGCCGATGCTGCCAAGCGCGACACCCTGGCCGTAGACATCGCCGATCGTCTCGAAAATCTGCAGGCTGCGCCGCCCATGCGCCAAGGCTTTGGAATATTCGCCAATATTGGTCGAGTCGACGCAGTAGCTATTAAGAATGCGCGCCTCAGTCTGGATGTCGCCACATGCCTGGCAGAGTGTGAGCCCGCGATCGTAGTAGGGGAATGTCTCGGCGTAGCGGCCCATCTCGGAGTAGGTGAACCCGATTTGTAGCGCTGCAGTGCTCTGGTTGCGCAGGTCGCCGCTCTGCTCTGCCAGCGACAGAAACTGTAGCTGAAAGTCGAGCGCTGTCGGATACTCGCCCAGGTTGCAGTATAGCGCGCCGAGATGGCTCAGCGTTGCCTGCTGGCCCGTCAGATCGTTGAGCTGCTGGTAGACTGCCAGCGCCTCGAGTGCTTGAGCCAGGGCCTGCTCGTTCTGGCCAAGCAGCCGGTTGCAGGTGCTGAGGGTCAGCAGGCTATCGGCCTGGCCGCGAGGGTAGCTATGGCTGGGCGCGCAGGCGAGCGTATTGGCCTGCTGGGCCATGCTCAAAGCGCGGCGCACATCAGTTCGCCGGATCTCTCTTGCCAACGCGTTCAGGGCGTCGACATGGTCTTCGCGGGCTGTGGCCTGAGCAACGCGCGCTTCAAGCGTCTGGATGTGATCCGCCATAACCAGGTGGTTCTTCTACTCTAGAACTTTCTGTATGAGTATACCGCAATAGTTGCAGCGAGGGAACGATACGCGGCTAGTTCGCAACTGGCAGCGCCGGCCGGATTCATAGGAGCACGCCGATAAAGGCGTATGCAGATCGCGGGTGTCGGGCCGAAGGCGCCAAGGCTGCGCGGTAGCAGCGCGGCCTATAGGGCTGCGCCACACACCTACGCGGCATTGATCGCCTGCACCGTCTTCCGCGCCACGTCTTCCCAGCGGCAGGTTGCCAGCACGAAGGCGCGCCCGCGCCGGCCCAGCTCGGCGCGCAGCTCGGCGTCGGCCAGCAGCAGGTCGAGCGCAGCCGCGAATTCGGCGAAGTCGGCGAACCACAGCCCGCCGCCGCTGGCCTCGGCGAAGCCACGCGTCACCGCGCAGCCGGCGTGTACCAGCGCAGGCGTGGCCTGTAGCCAGGCCTCCATGAGTACGATCGAGAAGCTCTCGTGGAGCGAGGGCTGCACAAATAGATCGGCGGCGGCGTAGGCGTCGTGGCGCTCTTGCATGCTCAGGTCGCCCAGGTCGATCACCAGGTTGCGCAGCGCTGGCGGCAGCTCGAGCGGGTCGCGCCCGCTGCGGATGAGCCGCAGCGGCGTGCCGCGCCTGGCCCAATATTCGCGCAGGTAGCTTAGCAGCAGTGGCGTGTTCTTGCTTGGGCCGCAGCGCCCCGCATACATCAGCAGCGGGCCGTGCAGGCCACGGCGTGCCCGAAAGGCCGCGCCGGCGCCTACCGCAGCCAGATCGATACCCTCGCCGGCGACGACCACCCGCTCGGGCGGCAGCTGGTAGAGCCGCAGGGCCAGCTCGCGCTCGGCCGGGCTGTTGGCCAGCACGCGGCGCGAATGCTCGAACAGCCGGCGTGTTGTGCCATAGCGCGCGTATGGTTCGTCGTGCAGGCATGGCAGCAGGTGCGCGTGCTCGCCGGCCAGCAGCGCGCCCCAGAAGCTGGTGGGGAATGCATACAGCACGAACAGGAAGCGCCGGCCGGCACGCTCGGTCGCCACAGCCTCAAGCAGCGCCTCGCTCGAGGCCAGCGAGGCCAGCTGTTTCAGCTCGTGGTTGGGGAAGGCCGGCAGCATAGCCTGCAATCCACGCCGGGCTACCGCCGCAGGCACGTATGGCTCGGCCTGTGGCGGCGTGATCGGGAAGCGACGGATCGCCACGCCATCGAGCTCGTCGCGGCCGGCTGGGTAAAACGGCACCGGCGGTGCGAACGCATCGCGGCCGTTGCTGGCCCACACCTCTACTGGCACGCCCAGCGCGTGGATGGCCCCGGCCAGCTGGCGCGCCTGCGTCTCGGCCCCGCCGGCAGTGTCGCGGCCGTACCAGGGCACGACGATAGTGATTATGTTCATTGTGGTCAGGAATCCGGGGCCAGGAGTCCGCGACTTCTGATTCCTGACCCCTGACTCCGCAAACTCGCGACCTCGGCCCGGCGCTCGGCGTCGAGGTGCATGCCGGCCAGCAGCGCGGCGGTGATCGCGGCGTTGGCGGCGTTCTGCTGCTCGACGATCGGGTTGATATACCAGCGCAGGTAGCGCCGCACCAGTTTGTTCACCAGCGCGACCACGCGCTGCCGCAGGCTGGCCCCGCCCAGTGGCCAGTGCGCGCTGACCTGCTCGTGCAGACGTAGCTGCGGCTCGATCGTGCCGAACTCGAGATCGGGAAAACGTGTGGGCGGCTCGGCGGCGGCGCGCGCCCGTACCAACGCCATAAGCTCGCCGGCCGAGCGGCTGCCTGGGGCAGGAGCGGCCGCAGCCGGGCCGGCCGTAGGCGGCGCAGCAGGGGGCCCACCGCCGGCACCTGCCGCCACAATCTGCTCGCCCAGGTCGATATATGCCTCGGCCAGCAGGCGCAGCGCGCGCGCCACCGCGTCGTTGTAGGCGTTCTGCTGCTCGACGATCGGGTTGATATACCAGCGCAGGTAGCGCCGCACCAGCTTGTTCACCAGGGCGATCAGGGCCTGCGGCAGATTCGTGCCGATCAGCGGCCAGTGTGCGCTGACCACCCGGTGCAGCTCGATCTCGTCGAGGCTGCGCTGTAGATCGCGCTCAAGCGGTGTGAGTTCGAGCTGGCCCTGGGCCAGGCGCTGTGCGCGCACCTCGCCGCGCAATGCCGCAAGGATGGCCGCGACATCAGGCTGGCTCAGGGGCGGCTGTTCGGAAGGCTGGGCCATATGTATTTCCCTATCTGTCTATAGCAGCCTGGTAGTCGCG
The sequence above is drawn from the Candidatus Kouleothrix ribensis genome and encodes:
- a CDS encoding fibronectin type III domain-containing protein is translated as MRIVRLCCVLLLSILSIGLVAGAPRGAETADVTCPPAGCTVYAPVATYDQLPRLIFPGASEQINTLAPTLIWSPVALGSYQIQVSPDPAFTSVDDLIINSTKDMLKTLTVPVGTLVTSNLKANAIYYWRVGLQTSSGYVYATPVAFSTPQASAVTLPGDVTVTDPKNGSTFRRDSVLLKWKPVAGALLYRLRMTDSNGKTLNAGTAYIDGVETTFWVRGLLPGTYTWKIKAYNQFGWGSYTPDLTFTIQ
- a CDS encoding MoxR family ATPase — encoded protein: MNIATIDDLQQALAEHNYVADRSLATAIFLALKLQKPLLLEGEAGVGKTEVAKTLAAMLGRRLIRLQCYEGLDVSTTIYEWNYTRQMLQIRLLESIGAGDARQAMHEIFGPEFLIKRPLLQAIESTDELPPILLIDELDRADEEFEAFLLELLSDWQISIPELGTLRAAQPPTVILTSNRTREVHDALKRRCLFYWIDYPSLDKERQIVAAKVPGASERLSREVVAFVQELRKLDLYKLPGVAETLDWAEALVALDAQALSIGAVDDTLGAILKYQDDINQVRTGALTSLIEKATR
- a CDS encoding VWA domain-containing protein; amino-acid sequence: MSATPEPNPSGHLLEHVLAFTYLLREMGVGVSPGEALELVRALAYVPIVSRDDFRAAARCTLIRRHEDLPLFDAAFAFFWRTRSSDPLMMALPVMKLPAKPLRLPRRPRGDDASGAGEPPEPEEQIEIMLSYSAGEALRSKDFGTFSWEEVQACKALLSTLEWRIEQRTTRRKRAQPRGHQIDMRRVLRQNLRYGGEPIELAWRAPRRHQRPLVVLCDISGSMDRYSRILLQFVYTISNGLHDVEAFVFGTRLTRITRLLRARDIDDAVGMVSKQVVDWSGGTRIGETLKDFNYHWGRRVLGRGPVVLLISDGWDRGDPQLLSHEIARLQRSCHRLIWLNPLLGSRDYQPLTQGMQAALPFVDDFLPVHNLLSLEQLGERLSAVGDRRPERRQRPLRAE
- a CDS encoding Gfo/Idh/MocA family oxidoreductase gives rise to the protein MAIAIIGTGWGARIQAPAFRSAGLNVVALAGSDQAKTARIAGELGIPFATGDWHAVLAHPDVTLVSIVTPPDLHCDMALAALAAGKHVLCEKPTALAAAQARTMLAAAQAHPHQLALIDHELRFLPALIRARQLIADGAIGPVRHALFQVIGSSRVDGRGWNWWSDAARGGGALGAYGSHQTDLLRYLLGAEVEAVAASLSTFIAERDGPDGPRAVTSDDYYSLRLRFAGATLATIECSAVARTNEPNSLTLYGAEGTLRWAGGALLHGGPDGTLRDISPAHTHPLPAGLRAGEFPHGTVYLAHALRAFLAGDAAALAPSATFADGLRTQLVLDAARASDRQGGGYQQV
- a CDS encoding sugar phosphate isomerase/epimerase, with amino-acid sequence MATLPIAAQLYTVRDLMASDVAGTLRAVAALGYDGVEFAGLYDTPAAQLRTLLDQLQLRVCSSHVGLNELEHNLDEVIATYALLGCPILVVPWVEAGRRDYHALTYTLAPIAERVRAAGMRLAYHNHDFELTAQGGSSGLELLSTSAGPAPLMFELDCGWVHKAGQAPLALIERLAGRLPLLHIKDVDAQGGWIEVGSGTVGYGPIVAAAPRAGVEWLIVELDVCPRPPLESLRLSLEWLRAYSNSAA
- a CDS encoding polyhydroxyalkanoate synthesis regulator DNA-binding domain-containing protein; the encoded protein is MQTIKKYANRKLYHTNRKQYITLEGIAALIQAGEPVQVLDNETSEDITALILTQVVLQARNTGDRLPTQVLTGLIRAGGDTIAGVRRSIWSTLGGASMIDLEIKSRLDRLHADGAISAAELARLEHLLLHDQDAETALPTQHDISRLHAQIDALSSAVEHLLAERTTASD
- a CDS encoding response regulator transcription factor, with amino-acid sequence MHILIVDDDWMLVKLTAFLIEDAGYRVTKVFDGRSAMQAITHDMPDLILLDIRLPALSGFDLCREIRHVSNIPIIFVSASNELADRVKALEIGGDDYIVKPFEPAELLARIEAVLRRYDGFRQRMLTQLKCGNLMLDPVDQAVHIEGRRTVELTPIEFQILYVLMQNADRVVSDQTLMQAVWGTRSKGRNVLTVYIYRLRTKVTPEVNAPQQIVTLRGRGYMFISDVQKGSRTYTNAQAVGES
- the bcp gene encoding thioredoxin-dependent thiol peroxidase, giving the protein MAAGTPAVGEIAPDFTATTDTGTTIRLSDMRGQRVILYFYPKDNTPGCTAQSCGFRDSYPQIVEKNAVVLGVSPDNAKSHQKFKTRFNLPFTLLVDTDHRIAEAYGVWGEKSFLGKRYLGITRSHFVIDEEGRIIDAQVKVGPGDSVARALGALG